Proteins from a genomic interval of Myxococcota bacterium:
- a CDS encoding POTRA domain-containing protein, translating to MRGRELIAVLFVVVSFALARTASADDAGASTFASGERLYRTRKWTMDEIPVPARPVARAAPEVKAPNGPVFAIRRFEIVGNTLLPRDEVDKTLAPYVTPKATFDTIEQARDALQQRYASDGFIAVAVGVPPQTVESGSVRLDVAEARIGNVTVENEGQRWISDARVRALTPHIQSGAILRESDLRQDLTAANTSADRIIRPVLTAGKQPGIVDVKLIVDDQAPVHASVNLDNDRTPGSPHSRLETNFNYNNLWDLDHALGLTYITSPTDSSAVLIGTANYSAPMPWNPNEQLMGYWAYSDTFSNVPLVPGLGSLGNGQSFGLRYNVAAPDFSVWEKPVRAGITAGVDYKDIHSTLRQDSNDPNQSGAEIKTPIRYLPFLLNLWTSYTGRDDFLAASVGDHWNYAGLVSGGSSDDFRANRSANNVDGNYHVMVWTADWRHRLSMADGESWLANLSQSALGPLWPHTGIPPEAIGLFDDWALSVHVNGQLASQPLIPTEQYAAGGVSSVRGYLQSEIFGDSAWAFNIELWTRRYSFPIGAAGYPFDLRPSAFWDHACMHNLDPGEGEKSGQCMSSVGLGLQLAVTRWFTGQLYLADPLDTTPNTTAGNVRLHFRLTGGF from the coding sequence ATGCGGGGCCGGGAGCTCATTGCAGTTCTATTTGTCGTGGTGTCGTTCGCGCTCGCCCGGACGGCGAGCGCCGACGACGCCGGTGCGTCGACGTTCGCCTCGGGTGAGCGTCTGTACCGCACGCGCAAGTGGACGATGGACGAGATCCCGGTGCCGGCGCGACCCGTGGCGCGAGCTGCGCCCGAGGTCAAGGCTCCGAACGGCCCGGTCTTCGCGATCCGCCGCTTCGAGATCGTCGGAAACACTCTTCTGCCCAGGGACGAGGTCGACAAGACGCTCGCGCCCTACGTGACTCCCAAGGCGACCTTCGACACGATCGAGCAAGCGCGCGACGCGCTGCAGCAGCGCTACGCGAGCGACGGCTTCATCGCGGTGGCGGTCGGCGTGCCACCGCAGACCGTCGAGAGCGGGAGCGTGCGCCTCGACGTGGCCGAGGCGCGCATCGGCAACGTCACGGTCGAGAACGAAGGCCAGCGCTGGATCTCCGACGCACGCGTCCGTGCGCTGACTCCTCACATCCAGTCCGGCGCGATCCTGCGCGAGTCGGACCTGCGCCAGGACCTGACCGCGGCCAACACGAGCGCCGATCGCATCATCCGGCCGGTGCTGACCGCGGGCAAGCAGCCGGGGATCGTCGACGTGAAGCTGATCGTCGACGACCAGGCGCCCGTGCACGCCTCGGTGAATCTCGACAACGACCGCACCCCGGGATCGCCTCACTCCCGCCTCGAGACGAACTTCAACTACAACAACCTCTGGGACCTCGACCACGCGCTGGGTCTCACCTACATCACGTCTCCCACCGACTCCAGCGCGGTGCTGATCGGCACCGCCAACTACAGCGCGCCGATGCCCTGGAACCCGAACGAGCAGCTCATGGGTTACTGGGCCTACTCGGACACGTTCAGCAACGTGCCGCTGGTCCCGGGTCTGGGCAGCCTCGGCAACGGGCAGAGCTTCGGCCTGCGCTACAACGTCGCGGCGCCGGATTTCTCGGTCTGGGAGAAGCCGGTACGCGCCGGAATCACCGCGGGCGTCGACTACAAGGACATCCACAGCACGCTGCGGCAGGACTCGAACGACCCGAACCAGTCGGGCGCCGAGATCAAGACCCCGATCCGCTACCTCCCGTTCCTGCTCAACCTGTGGACGAGCTACACCGGCCGCGACGACTTCCTGGCCGCGTCGGTCGGCGATCACTGGAACTACGCAGGGCTCGTCTCGGGCGGCAGCAGCGACGACTTCCGCGCGAATCGCTCCGCGAACAACGTGGATGGCAACTACCACGTCATGGTGTGGACCGCCGACTGGCGGCACCGGCTCTCGATGGCCGACGGCGAGAGCTGGCTGGCCAACCTGAGTCAGTCGGCGCTCGGTCCGCTATGGCCGCACACGGGCATCCCTCCCGAAGCGATCGGCTTGTTCGACGACTGGGCGCTCAGCGTGCACGTCAACGGCCAGCTCGCGAGTCAGCCGCTGATTCCCACCGAGCAGTACGCCGCGGGCGGCGTGAGCAGCGTGCGCGGCTACCTGCAGAGCGAGATCTTCGGCGACTCCGCCTGGGCTTTCAACATCGAGCTCTGGACGCGCCGTTACTCGTTCCCGATCGGCGCGGCCGGCTATCCGTTCGACCTGCGGCCCTCGGCGTTCTGGGACCACGCCTGCATGCACAACCTCGATCCCGGCGAAGGCGAGAAGTCGGGTCAGTGCATGTCCTCGGTCGGTCTGGGGCTGCAGCTCGCGGTCACACGCTGGTTCACGGGTCAGCTTTATCTCGCCGACCCGCTCGACACCACCCCCAATACGACGGCCGGCAACGTCCGGCTCCATTTCCGCCTGACGGGCGGCTTCTGA
- a CDS encoding putative porin: MTLYCVTGIAFADDAQPPKPSDAAAGMLDAMREKGIITEAEYEDLYKRQALYEMEQKEASALPAWLRDWTFGGDAGVRFDEVDRGGKIKLNKPLFSSQDPVNLTDGTASAKRDRFRFRLRLGAERKLGDDFLVGFRIATAQASAFGVDASSQNTLGVNFSRRFNTDPRSAWVTAGDYFAPKGIAVDRIYIQWAPHLVDGLSFQVGKMENAFWSRDFSGDIMVWDHDISPEGGLIQYGHSFFGERMWVHVRGSYFQVDEVPNATIPGPLPATDGSSTFPPDVDEKDPFMYAAQVDFSGDVTPWLRAGARVSYYDVKDVNMRFAAASEDLGNGGASIKNNPLLAIFTPALTDGRSRGEMREIVYDMFMKFTPWEGWSLTPWFQLTHMFEVSSENYGYDTGFDLLAPTNTKLTFMWASMPRNGTMAVFTDSDFFDGYTNARGWGLSLEQAINRWVSLRGSYLSSTERSKNCGAFEGSGASQLCDTAFWGGTPPSALGNFRRQVLDRDRILVDLLVKF, translated from the coding sequence GTGACACTGTACTGTGTCACAGGCATCGCCTTCGCCGACGATGCGCAGCCTCCGAAGCCCTCCGACGCCGCGGCCGGCATGCTCGATGCGATGCGCGAGAAGGGCATCATCACCGAGGCCGAGTACGAGGATCTCTACAAACGCCAGGCCCTGTACGAGATGGAGCAGAAGGAGGCCTCGGCGCTGCCCGCCTGGCTGCGCGACTGGACCTTCGGCGGTGACGCCGGCGTGCGCTTCGACGAAGTCGACCGCGGCGGCAAGATCAAGCTGAACAAGCCGCTCTTCTCGAGCCAGGACCCGGTGAATCTCACCGACGGGACCGCGAGCGCGAAGCGCGACCGCTTCCGCTTCCGGCTGCGGCTCGGCGCCGAGCGCAAGCTCGGCGACGATTTCCTGGTCGGCTTCCGGATCGCCACGGCCCAGGCCAGCGCCTTCGGCGTCGACGCGAGCAGCCAGAACACGCTCGGCGTCAACTTCTCGCGCCGCTTCAACACGGACCCCCGGTCCGCGTGGGTGACGGCGGGTGACTACTTCGCGCCGAAGGGCATTGCGGTCGACCGGATCTACATCCAGTGGGCGCCGCACCTCGTCGACGGCCTCTCCTTCCAGGTCGGCAAGATGGAGAACGCTTTCTGGTCGCGTGACTTCTCCGGCGACATCATGGTCTGGGACCACGACATCAGCCCCGAGGGCGGGCTGATCCAGTACGGCCACAGCTTCTTCGGCGAGCGAATGTGGGTGCACGTGCGCGGGTCGTACTTCCAGGTCGACGAGGTCCCGAACGCGACCATCCCGGGTCCGCTGCCCGCCACCGACGGCAGCTCGACCTTCCCGCCCGACGTGGACGAGAAGGACCCGTTCATGTACGCGGCACAGGTCGATTTCTCGGGCGACGTGACTCCCTGGCTGCGCGCAGGTGCGCGCGTGTCCTACTACGACGTGAAGGACGTGAACATGCGGTTTGCCGCCGCGAGCGAGGATCTCGGAAACGGCGGCGCGTCGATCAAGAACAACCCGCTGCTCGCGATCTTCACGCCGGCGCTCACCGACGGCCGCTCGCGGGGTGAGATGCGCGAGATCGTCTACGACATGTTCATGAAGTTCACGCCCTGGGAAGGCTGGTCGCTCACGCCGTGGTTCCAGCTCACGCACATGTTCGAGGTGTCGAGCGAGAACTACGGCTACGACACCGGCTTCGACCTCCTCGCGCCCACCAATACCAAGCTCACCTTCATGTGGGCGTCGATGCCGAGGAACGGGACGATGGCGGTGTTCACCGACTCCGACTTCTTCGACGGCTACACGAACGCGCGCGGCTGGGGGCTCAGCCTGGAGCAGGCGATCAACCGCTGGGTGTCGCTGCGCGGCAGCTATCTCTCGTCCACCGAGCGCAGCAAGAACTGCGGCGCTTTCGAAGGCTCGGGAGCGAGCCAGCTCTGTGACACCGCCTTCTGGGGAGGCACCCCACCTTCCGCGCTCGGCAACTTCCGCCGCCAGGTCCTCGACCGGGATCGCATCCTGGTCGACCTCTTGGTCAAGTTCTGA
- a CDS encoding tetratricopeptide repeat protein — MTASLAQRLTRLAPGLVLVACAAVLYARSLSAPFVFDDLPSIVENQNVRALWPLSRALGSPAQSSVAGRPLASLSFAVSYAAFGLDPRGWRALNVALHAACALLLFGLVRRSLERVTERAGLAGSARGLAFASALLWTVHPLVTESVAYVTQRTELLVALALLGSHYAAVRGFERERAAESPVAWFALALAAVWLGVGAKETMVAAPPLLLLYDRAFASGSFAQALRRHRAVHLGAFASWLALGALLAMGPRDATVGFGLPISAASYALTQIGVVAWYLRLALWPAPLVIAHDWPVATGLSDVWPALCVVAPLVAASVWACVRRPQLGFLGAWLFGILAPTSSVVPIVSELAAERRMYLPLAAIVVAAVLAGHSLLRARVPRGAFAALTAAAALALAVTSAARLELYRSTITLWSQVLEIYPEHRLRDRIETTIGLELAREQRLADALPHLQRAADLRPSAAENWANLARAHFMMGDLEKAAVEYRQAVEANPIDGAQRGNLGLTLAKLQRWQEAEPELERALELDPGNSTARTVLARVLVHLGEAQVLAGDLPGAIPRFQRAISLDPKFSAAQQDLVETLMRMRLKGAQMPAVGEGPHTPS, encoded by the coding sequence ATGACCGCGTCGCTCGCGCAGCGACTCACTCGGCTCGCGCCCGGCCTCGTGCTGGTGGCGTGCGCCGCCGTGCTGTACGCGCGCAGCCTGTCCGCGCCGTTCGTGTTCGATGACCTGCCCTCGATCGTCGAGAACCAGAACGTCCGGGCGCTGTGGCCGCTCTCGCGCGCGCTCGGCTCTCCTGCGCAGTCGAGCGTCGCCGGGCGTCCGCTCGCCAGCCTGTCTTTCGCCGTCAGCTACGCCGCGTTCGGGCTCGATCCGCGGGGCTGGCGCGCGCTGAACGTGGCGCTGCACGCCGCGTGCGCGCTGCTGCTGTTCGGCCTGGTGCGACGCAGCCTCGAGCGAGTCACCGAGCGCGCCGGACTCGCCGGCTCGGCGCGCGGCCTCGCGTTCGCGAGCGCGCTGTTGTGGACCGTCCATCCGCTCGTGACCGAGTCGGTGGCCTACGTGACTCAGCGGACGGAGCTGCTCGTGGCGCTGGCGCTCCTCGGGAGTCACTACGCCGCCGTGCGCGGCTTCGAGCGCGAGCGCGCCGCTGAGTCGCCAGTGGCCTGGTTCGCGCTCGCGCTGGCCGCGGTCTGGCTGGGCGTGGGCGCGAAGGAGACCATGGTCGCCGCGCCGCCGCTGCTCTTGCTCTACGACCGTGCGTTCGCCTCCGGCAGCTTCGCGCAGGCGCTGCGCCGGCACCGCGCGGTGCACCTGGGGGCGTTCGCGAGCTGGCTGGCGCTGGGGGCGCTGCTCGCCATGGGTCCGCGCGACGCGACCGTGGGTTTCGGGCTGCCGATCTCCGCCGCGAGCTACGCGCTGACGCAGATCGGTGTCGTGGCCTGGTATCTCCGCCTTGCGCTCTGGCCCGCGCCACTGGTGATCGCGCACGACTGGCCCGTGGCGACCGGTCTTTCGGACGTGTGGCCGGCGCTCTGCGTGGTCGCCCCGCTGGTCGCGGCCAGCGTCTGGGCATGCGTGCGGCGGCCGCAGCTCGGATTCCTGGGCGCGTGGCTGTTCGGGATCCTTGCGCCCACCTCGAGCGTCGTGCCGATCGTCTCGGAGCTCGCCGCCGAGCGCCGCATGTATCTCCCGCTCGCGGCGATCGTGGTGGCTGCCGTGCTGGCCGGCCACTCACTCCTGCGCGCGCGCGTTCCGCGTGGCGCGTTCGCGGCCCTCACCGCCGCCGCCGCACTCGCGCTCGCCGTGACGAGCGCTGCGCGGCTGGAGCTGTATCGCTCGACGATCACGCTCTGGTCACAGGTGCTCGAAATCTATCCCGAGCACCGGCTGCGTGACCGCATCGAGACCACGATCGGGCTCGAGCTCGCGCGCGAGCAGCGGCTCGCGGACGCGCTGCCGCACCTGCAGCGCGCCGCCGACCTGCGCCCGAGCGCGGCCGAGAACTGGGCCAACCTGGCGCGCGCGCACTTCATGATGGGTGACCTCGAGAAGGCTGCCGTGGAGTACCGGCAGGCGGTCGAGGCCAACCCGATCGACGGCGCTCAGCGGGGCAACCTGGGCCTGACCCTGGCCAAGCTGCAGCGCTGGCAGGAGGCGGAGCCCGAGCTCGAGCGGGCTCTCGAGCTGGATCCCGGAAACTCGACCGCGCGCACCGTGCTGGCCCGCGTGCTGGTTCACCTGGGGGAGGCGCAGGTCCTGGCCGGCGACCTGCCGGGGGCGATCCCGCGCTTCCAACGGGCCATCAGCCTCGACCCCAAGTTCTCCGCCGCGCAGCAGGACCTGGTCGAGACACTGATGCGCATGCGCCTCAAAGGAGCGCAGATGCCGGCGGTCGGCGAAGGACCGCACACGCCTTCGTG